One window from the genome of Daphnia pulex isolate KAP4 chromosome 9, ASM2113471v1 encodes:
- the LOC124202038 gene encoding protein furry-like isoform X1 — MAEILSIRDLPDDNSLSVAAESSLTNSQSIKDDVSPTFEVPKVVEIVSNGDKLESDRPIGERQSPDGQEEESDSNITVKALDEQSPTSGDGQGEDVMRDVIPSSNILPWYARKERSIHTPTSVQVETSLKPGEYVMRNLFAEFVIQADKKITSVMAEAFDRSLSKSLQRGEDAQFDQLLSSFGSVAEHCLPSLLRTLFAWFERQGIEWMPGNEHKQKGDTKRSNASEIFALSEEEYIMERRDLAVQFILCLVLIEVLKQLPVHPGHEDLVNYIENLAFKNFKYRDGVQNSPNAANMLVIADLYAEVIGVLAQSRFHSVRKRFVSELKELRSREPSPATTQAIISLLMGMKFFRVKMVPIEEFEASFQFMQECAHYFLEVKDKDIKHSLAGLFVEILVPVAATVKHEVNVPCLKNFVEMLYPPTIDLATKNKHRLALFPLVTCLLCVGQKMFFLSNWHCFLAMCLNHLKNRDPQFSRVALESLYRLLWVYMIRIKCESNSATLSRLLSIVNSLFPKGSKSVVPRDTPLNIFVKIIQFIAQERLDFAMREIVFDLLSVARPVKIILTPERMNIGLRAFLVIADSLQKKEGEPPMPRTVGALPSGSTMRVKKTYLSKMLTEDAARSIGMSAYYPYMRKVLNGILRALDGQFGRPLIMTNLQNTNKEPDEMMSGERKPKIDLFRTCVAAMPRLIPDGMSRSELVELLSRITLHMDEELRTLAFQCLQNIVVDFPVWREDVLYGYIQFIVKEVPDTSPQLLDNVLRILLQLLSTWRNGVITATHRSPQEEPPSTISKLETASALRAAEGLALVMLCQCRLPPRRVSALILKEVKLLLKAFGLTSRDEEPVLDVMDSCCAAVLDKWSHLLPSSERAALQNVDLQWLSERSSPVWTSGVIDDSANKGSVAANSVSGVDVWSSCLCSFLEKNRVTSHCLSATANAWTIVFTRLNSLYIVVDPTPVSDNRASLLRSAATVKRPVNERDVYLHLWKNYVAFACRVVPPSTNPVLRCASPDISLSSSPDGMSTDRSEVRSSGGTVSPSSLYKLIVPLIRCEVSDMRSTVVNALGMINHAANRDLMEELVLYIREALDRKQGNVRRQRRRDALRLQLVRIFQLIANRGTFGMSYVNGEGNPLHPVVIEFLDGMRQCLELDTDRDSVAGREVRSCFALFVTNLIDCFPLDLRPSLLKRDLRQQLFILFAGWSGKFGRPFGFNSSSAAKEQEPTELELTAVEAMSSVLCCGPCFNRQGLTEDNHSDVYSWLDILLASKNDKVYGLAQETVVLLLEFNPDISPLLDWVVDRCYTGNAQVADGCFLALATIFSAREYPCDHYTAIINVTLMSTGCPRTIIHEVALQLLQVLDARFFGSGPSLPLAFGDLDSEATERAEGGISTLDALLATTYSRSQIYLSRQLAQLHPELTMPMFSEITHRLQTARPTVRQLLFRYLLPWLCNMELVDPNLPPMSSGYNYPTYCADLGRSVPGAAPNNMAGDANDTGHREGWGSAEATEMVLNNLFYVTVKFGDDHPKELEDVWAELCTCWPTNLRVILRYLFIVTGMAPAELLPYAKRVVIYLGRARPERLLDELINELQTIETMSCLIERTETPPFFRVTSLRKTSSHWGESGTEPAAPSGSSGGQINRPEDASLGIGGLNVEKGTIHTKRHSSEDPGMLTLSAAAVVAGSVCNATIPAVSKVCSSPRLDRSRSHNDADTINVTKKVVLEEHPSTINPTNNDYEASQPHPLPMPEYGGYFAPLTEFLPNSSQPVNGFHRCNLAVMFLVDLVVEGMEQGSEVDWSVHLPLVLHMAILGLDHTRPLVSEHCKQLLLNLLLVLADHGDHLTVAKVLLQTRTEQLKYGLTTSTLPVQKHNFTEPDLEFDSYLHAPFMQLGTPTWSSSETGEDLSGDDDDSTEMPATVALSDVIKSLVYFISSRPGQPLWSYEDITSKVWSVRSAEQLDVFVQHICRVFSESLPHSHLEERWAQVALHLALSSPSRHYAGRSLQIFRGLRVPITSRMLTDILSRLVETAAEQGEDMQGYVTELVLTLEASVESLETDFRPMDVARDIFKSTPNLNNKECGSPFLERVSGANLTRRHAFYGRTHLSAGNAPYSHIRSTSYTAACGDRKAGNNDLKDQMRGRSSSGNANGVTLFAGSSLSRSRSAQSLKQALETGLVQDDKLAILAQLFWIAVCLLESDYEHEFLLALRLLERVLHRLPLDRPDCRDRVEKMLPQLKWNNFTGVHAIVLKGCTSPNVSTYESTLSLLSQFTPFLEIALMDPSIGSAFAINVMALLPYMVANYEDATPLCIRSAENIAHVSTEKGKKMENLATVMTLYSRRTFSKESFQWTKCVVKYLHDSYGYLTLPMVTFLVEVLERGPNSMQGAVLSILHCLLHYVDFNLSSNAQQVNADLLRVIAKYIEGAHWKEALKILKLAVTRSSSLVAPPSSASGPSSGWGSDSNASSFSDSELFVKKELPGRTMEFTYDLSQTPIIGRRHAGLTAESYRPKDPFTSASEADTKVSASKEEKGTGNGASSPRRSVSLSSADSSSISGWKRPWLSQARVRESLVNLLTAFGQRVGLPKSPSWVFYVDHHTGKVIFSQSSELLERQSSMASSMEEVSTQQDLSGDSKLDDSVTTDQQFGVFKDFDFLEYELESQEDEGMDQFNWGVHRHSLSSLNAEGEKENTAQATPSHSSRKDHGIEESSDDDMGSVSPLDDMEAGLGHSINEFPSMTITRDLPSSLPLDLNSSHSEIHSDSSQSECSEGDGGDVTPCNLSPCIIGPMASVTPPNFMRAEDTATQPHSSLEDIDPTWRTHFQVLVSEGGPSQLVSSLHYLPKLFRDVRAKVLSATRECCHYLQNSQGNGAAVLRQICANFQATADVVATRCECPFIFCESSLNDWAHSRYWKRLRFTLMEFYEHSETCTDRREHALECLGLVQSTLKLQMMGETFPEQTHDEQHYDLCRYLYRLHFQVLLFMENSAKLVNALQNVATAHEMLDMSSDIGLIRMGLYQALEEIELDSLDGSQATPTDMSLNDASIQEEMNIKELEYNLLELLMNKRFVKALRLTRQYRQCWPHDYFGTSDDEELAAIMRVYGRYIASKKSCAIIATCPDESSLADSSGVIMDFNMQTQSTLKALEKSLMIISDSRSDRSDYSDPLKGRSYRTYKAMIRILRGIRTKNIRQKSTFL; from the exons ATGGCGGAAATTCTTAGTATTCGTGATCTACCGGATGACAACTCGCTGA gTGTTGCAGCAGAGTCTAGCCTAACCAATTCACAATCAATTAAAG ACGATGTTAGTCCAACGTTTGAAGTTCCCAAGGTGGTTGAAATCGTTTCCAATGGTGATAAGCTGGAATCAGATAGGCCTATTGGAGAAAGGCAGAGTCCTGatggacaagaagaagaatcagatTCCAATATTACTGTGAAAGCACTTG ACGAACAATCTCCAACATCTGGAGATGGTCAAGGAGAAGATGTGATGAGAGATGTCATTCCCAGTAGCAATATTTTACCATGGTATGCAAGGAAAGAAAGATCAATACATACCCCTACCAGTGTCCAAGTAGAAACATCGTTAAAGCCAGGAGAATATGTCATGAGAAATTTGTTTGCTGAATTTGTCATTCAAGCAGATAAGAAAATTACTAGTGTGATGGCTGAAGCCTTT GATCGTTCGTTGTCAAAATCATTACAAAGAGGAGAAGATGCCCAGTTCGATCAATTACTCAGTTCCTTTGGATCGGTAGCAGAACATTGTCTCCCCTCCCTTTTGCGGACATTGTTTGCTTGGTTTGAGAGACAAGGCATTGAGTGGATGCCTGGTAATGAACACAAGCAAAAAGGAGATACTAAACGAAG TAATGCATCTGAGATTTTCGCGTTATCAGAAGAGGAATACATAATGGAACGCAGAGATCTTGCAGTGCAATTCATTCTGTGTCTTGTCCTGATTGAAGTTTTGAAACAACTGCCAGTCCATCCAGGACATGAAGATCTCGTCAACTACATTGAAAATTTGGCTTTCAAAAACTTCAAATATCGCGATGG CGTACAGAATAGTCCAAATGCAGCAAACATGTTGGTTATTGCTGACCTCTATGCTGAAGTTATTGGAGTATTGGCACAGTCGCGCTTTCACTCGGTCCGCAAGCGATTCGTGTCTGAACTTAAAGAACTCAGATCCAGGGAGCCTTCTCCTGCTACAACTCAAGCCATTATCTCACTCTTGATGGGCATGAAATTCTTCCGAGTCAAG ATGGTGCCAATTGAAGAATTTGAAGCTTCTTTCCAATTTATGCAAGAATGTGCTCACTATTTTTTAGAAGTAAAAGATAAAGACATAAAGCACAGTCTTGCCGGACTGTTTGTTGAGATTCTTGTCCCGGTTGCTGCC ACTGTCAAGCACGAGGTAAACGTCCCGTGTTTGAAGAATTTTGTCGAAATGCTTTATCCTCCGACGATCGATTTAGccacgaaaaacaaacatcgcTTGGCACTGTTTCCTCTGGTCACATGTTTACTATGTGTGGgccagaaaatgtttttcctgtCTAATTGGCATTGCTTTTTAGCTATGTGCTTAAATCATTTGAAGAATCGAGACCCTCAGTTTTCACGTGTTGCTCTGG AATCTTTATACCGCCTGCTTTGGGTCTACATGATAAGGATAAAATGTGAGAGCAATAGCGCTACGCTTTCTCGTCTTCTCAGCATCGTGAATTCTCTATTTCCCAAGGGCTCAAAATCGGTTGTCCCTCGGGATACACCTCTTAAtattttcgtcaaaatcaTCCAGTTTATCGCTCAG GAACGTCTTGACTTTGCTATGAGAGAGATCGTCTTCGATTTGCTTTCCGTGGCTAGACCCGTCAAGATTATCTTGACACCGGAAAGGATGAATATTGGTCTTCGAGCCTTTTTGGTTATTGCGGATAGCttgcaaaagaaagaaggcgAGCCGCCTATGCCAAGGACGGTGGGAGCTCTTCCCTCCGGCAGTACCATGCGTGTCAAAAAGACTTACTTGAGCAAA ATGTTAACCGAAGATGCTGCACGAAGTATTGGAATGAGCGCGTATTATCCGTACATGAGGAAAGTGCTGAATGGTATCCTACGAGCGTTAGATGGTCAGTTCGGTCGCCCCTTGATCATGACGAATCTGCAAAACACTAACAAG GAACCCGACGAAATGATGAGCGGAGAGCGGAAACccaaaattgatttgttcCGAACATGCGTAGCAGCCATGCCACGCTTGATTCCCGATGGAATGTCTCGAAGTGAATTAGTCGAATTACTTTCGCGAATTACACTGCACATGGATGAAGAACTTCGTACTCTTGCCTTCCAGTGCTTGCAGAACATCGTCGTTGACTTTCCCGTATGGCGAGAAGATGTTCTCTAtg GATACATCCAGTTTATCGTAAAAGAAGTCCCGGATACATCGCCGCAATTACTAGACAATGTGCTCCGAATCCTGTTGCAGCTTCTTAGCACTTGGCGGAATGGCGTAATTACTGCAACACATCGCTCCCCTCAAGAAGAACCTCCCAGTACCATTTCG aaattggaaACTGCCAGTGCATTACGTGCAGCGGAAGGTCTGGCATTAGTAATGCTGTGCCAGTGCCGTCTACCACCTCGACGAGTTTCGGCTCTGATTTTGAAAGAAGTTAAGCTGCTCTTGAAAGCATTTG GATTGACGAGTCGAGATGAAGAACCCGTGCTCGATGTAATGGATAGCTGCTGTGCTGCCGTCTTGGATAAATGGAGTCATTTATTGCCGTCGTCGGAGAGAGCAGCACTGCAAAATGTGGATTTGCAATGGTTGTCGGAGCGTTCATCTCCCGTGTGGACTTCAG GAGTGATCGATGATAGTGCCAACAAAGGAAGTGTTGCGGCCAATAGTGTCAGCGGCGTAGATGTCTGGTCATCATGCTTGTGTTCATTCCTGGAGAAAAATCGGGTGACTTCGCACTGCCTTTCAGCTACAGCCAATGCATGGACCATCGTCTTCACTCGTCTGAATTCGTTGTATATTGTGGTTGATCCAAC TCCCGTTTCGGATAACCGTGCTTCACTCCTAAGAAGCGCAGCCACTGTTAAACGCCCTGTTAACGAACGTGATGTCTATCTTCACCTGTGGAAGAATTACGTGGCTTTTGCATGTCGAGTGGTGCCTCCCTCCACAAACCCTGTTCTACGTTGCGCCTCGCCCGACATTAGCTTAAG TTCGTCTCCCGACGGAATGTCTACGGACAGGAGTGAAGTCCGCAGCTCGGGCGGAACTGTCTCACCTTCTTCGCTGTACAAATTGATTGTGCCGTTGATACGATGTGAAGTGTCAGATATGCGCAGCACTGTTGTTAATGCTTTGGGGATGATTAATCACGCAGCAAACAG aGATTTGATGGAAGAGCTTGTCCTTTATATCCGCGAAGCCCTTGACCGCAAACAAGGCAATGTTAGACGACAGCGTAGACGAGACGCCCTTCGACTGCAGTTGGTCCGAATTTTTCAACTAATTGCCAATCGGGGAACCTTTGGAATGAG tTACGTGAATGGAGAAGGAAATCCTCTTCACCCAGTTGTCATTGAATTCTTGGACGGAATGAGGCAATGCCTGGAATTGGATACGGACCGCGATTCTGTGGCAGGACGGGAAGTTCGCTCTTGTTTCGCTCTATTCGTCACcaatttgattgattgctTCCCTC TCGATTTGCGCCCCAGTCTGTTGAAGCGCGATCTGCGACAGCagctttttattctatttgcGGGATGGAGCGGCAAATTTGGTCGGCCTTTTGGCTTTAATTCATCCAGTGCTGCCAAAGAGCAGGAGCCTACCGAGCTTGAATTGACGGCTGTAGAGGCCATGAGTTCCGTTTTGTGTTGCGGCCCATGCTTCAATCGTCAGGGTTTAACAGAAGACAACCACAGCGATGTGTACTCTTGGTTGGACATTCTTTTAGCTTCTAAAAACGACAAG GTTTATGGGTTAGCCCAGGAGACAGTTGTGCTTCTGCTCGAGTTTAATCCGGATATAAGTCCCTTGTTAGACTGGGTGGTCGACCGCTGCTATACCGGAAACGCTCAAGTGGCCGATGGTTGCTTTCTAGCTTTAGCTACAATATTTAGTGCTAGGGAGTATCCCTGTGACCATTATACGGCTATTATCAACGTCACGCTAATGTCGACTGGCTGCCCTCGAACAATTATTCACGAAGTGGCACTGCAACTTTTACAG gTGCTGGATGCCAGATTTTTTGGAAGTGGTCCATCGCTTCCTTTGGCTTTTGGTGATTTAGATAGCGAAGCAACTGAGCGAGCTGAAGGGGGTATTAGCACACTAGACGCTCTATTGGCAACCACCTACTCTCGGTCGCAGATATATCTCTCCCGTCAATTGGCTCAGCTCCATCCGGAGTTGACTATGCCGATGTTTTCAG AAATAACTCATCGGCTTCAGACAGCTCGACCGACTGTTAGACAGCTTCTTTTTCGTTATCTACTTCCTTGGTTGTGTAACATGGAACTTGTCGATCCTAATCTTCCACCAATGAGTAGCGGATACAACTATCCAACTTATTGTGCCGATTTGGGAAGATCGGTCCCTGGAGCAGCCCCTAATAACATGGCGGGAGATGCAAATGACACAG GTCATCGTGAAGGTTGGGGATCAGCCGAAGCAACTGAAATGGTGTTGAATAATCTATTCTACGTCACAGTCAAGTTTGGAGACGACCACCCCAAAGAATTAGAGGATGTTTGGGCGGAATTGTGCACGTGTTGGCCCACCAATCTGCGAGTCATCCTGCGCTATCTGTTTATCGTGACGGGCATGGCGCCCGCAGAACTTCTTCCATAC GCTAAACGGGTGGTGATTTACTTGGGACGCGCCCGGCCTGAGCGCCTCCTGGATGAACTAATCAACGAATTGCAAACTATCGAGACGATGTCTTGCCTTATTGAACGAACAGAGACGCCGCCCTTTTTCCGTGTCACCAGCTTGCGGAAGACTTCATCTCATTGGGGCGAGTCTGGAACGGAGCCAGCTGCGCCCAGTGGATCCAGCGGAGGTCAGATCAACCGCCCCGAGGACGCCTCTCTCGGTATCGGTGGACTGAATGTTGAAAAAGGCACGATTCACACCAAACGTCACAGCAGCGAGGATCCTGGGATGCTTACACTAAGTGCTGCCGCAGTAGTGGCTGGTAGTGTTTGCAATGCCACGATTCCAGCCGTCAGCAAAGTGTGCTCCTCTCCTCGCCTGGACCGCTCTCGTTCACACAACGATGCTGATACAATTAACGTGACCAAGAAAGTGGTCTTGGAAGAACATCCTTCTACCATCAATCCAACCAACAACGATTACGAAGCATCTCAGCCGCATCCTCTACCCATGCCAGAGTATGGAGGTTATTTTGCGCCATTAACAGAGTTTCTGCCCAACAGTTCGCAACCAGTTAATGGATTTCATCG ATGCAATTTGGCCGTCATGTTTTTAGTCGATTTGGTGGTGGAAGGTATGGAGCAAGGAAGTGAGGTTGATTGGTCCGTCCACCTGCCACTCGTCTTGCACATGGCCATTCTGGGTTTGGATCACACTCGCCCGCTGGTCTCGGAGCATTGCAAACAGTTGCTTCTAAATTTACTTCTGGTTTTGGCTGATCATGGAGATCATCTAACTG TTGCCAAGGTTTTGCTGCAAACCAGAACGGAGCAACTGAAATACGGCCTGACTACGTCTACCTTGCCAGTTCAAAAACATAATTTCACGGAGCCGGATTTGGAGTTTGATAGCTATCTTCACGCTCCGTTTATGCAACTGGGAACGCCTACATGGTCGTCATCGGAAACTGGCGAAGACTTGTCGGGTGATGACGATGATAGTACAGAGATGCCAGCCACAGTAGCGTTGTCGGACGTCATCAAATCGCTGGTCTACTTCATTTCATCCAG ACCTGGTCAACCTCTATGGAGCTACGAAGACATTACATCCAAAGTCTGGAGCGTTCGTAGCGCCGAACAGCTGGATGTTTTTGTCCAGCACATCTGTCGCGTTTTCAGTGAATCTCTGCCTCATAGTCACTTGGAAGAAAG GTGGGCTCAAGTTGCCCTTCATCTGGCATTGTCTTCGCCTTCCAGACATTATGCAGGGCGTTCTCTTCAG ATCTTCCGAGGATTACGAGTGCCGATAACATCGCGTATGCTTACCGACATTCTTTCTCGTCTGGTTGAAACCGCTGCCGAACAGGGTGAAGACATGCAAGGTTACGTGACTGAGCTGGTGTTGACACTCGAGGCATCCGTCGAGTCTTTAGAAACGGATTTCCGACCGATGGATGTTGCGCGCGACATTTTCAAATCGACTCCTAATCTTAACAATAAAGAATGTGGTAGTCCATTCCTGGAAAGAGTGTCGGGGGCTAATCTGACACGTCGACATGCTTTTTACGGACGAACCCATCTCAGTGCTGGAAACGCTCCGTACAGTCACATTCGATCTACCAGTTACACGGCAGCCTGCGGAGACAGAAAGGCCGGTAATAACGACCTCAAAG ATCAAATGCGAGGCAGAAGCAGCAGTGGAAATGCGAACGGGGTGACTCTGTTCGCTGGCTCAAGCCTATCCCGTTCACGATCGGCCCAGTCCTTGAAG CAGGCACTAGAGACGGGGCTTGTACAGGATGACAAGTTGGCCATTCTCGCCCAGTTATTCTGGATCGCCGTTTGCTTGTTGGAATCTGATTACGAGCACGAGTTTCTTTTGGCTCTGCGATTGCTTGAACGTGTCCTCCACCGATTACCACTCGACCGTCCTGACTGTCGTGATCGG GTGGAGAAGATGTTGCCTCAACTTAAGTGGAATAATTTCACCGGCGTCCACGCTATTGTTCTCAAAGGTTGCACTAGCCCCAATGTTTCGACTTACGAATCGACTCTGTCGTTGTTGAGCCAATTCACTCCCTTTTTGGAGATCGCCCTGATGGACCCCAGCATTGGCTCCGCTTTCGCCATCAACGTTATGGCTCTTTTACCGTACATGGTGGCCAATTATGAGGACGCTACACCACTTTGCATCCGCAGCGCAGAAAATATTGCTCAC GTAAGCACGGAAAAGGgcaaaaagatggaaaatctAGCCACGGTAATGACGCTTTACAGTCGCCGCACGTTCAGCAAGGAGAGTTTCCAATGGACCAAGTGCGTCGTTAAATACTTGCACGATTCGTACGGCTATCTGACTTTGCCTATGGTCACGTTTCTAGTTGAG GTTTTGGAACGCGGGCCAAATAGCATGCAAGGCGCTGTGCTAAGTATCTTGCACTGTCTGCTCCATTACGTCGACTTTAATTTGTCTTCCAACGCTCAACAGGTCAACGCCGACCTACTACGAGTTATTGCCAAGTATATTGAG GGCGCACACTGGAAAGAAGCCCTTAAAATACTGAAGTTGGCTGTTACCCGCTCCTCCTCACTTGTGGCCCCACCGTCATCCGCTAGCGGCCCATCAAGTGGTTGGGGATCTGATTCCAATGCCTCTTCGTTCTCTGATTCGGAGTTGTTTGTTAAAAAGGAGCTTCCAG GACGCACCATGGAGTTCACATACGATCTGTCACAAACTCCAATCATTGGTCGACGACACGCCGGTCTTACTGCAGAGTCTTATCGACCAAAAGATCCATTCACATCCGCCAGTGAAGCTGATACCAAAGTTTCAGCCagcaaagaagagaaaggaacCGGCAATGGCGCATCGTCTCCCCGACGATCTGTCTCACTTTCATCCGCCgattcttcttccatctcggGCTGGAAGAGACCCTGGCTCTCACAA GCTCGTGTTCGCGAATCTCTAGTCAACTTGTTAACTGCATTCGGCCAACGAGTAGGCCTGCCCAAAAGCCCATCG TGGGTCTTCTATGTGGACCATCATACGGGCAAG GTTATCTTCAGCCAAAGTTCGGAACTATTGGAAAGGCAGTCGAGCATGGCGTCATCGATGGAAGAGGTATCCACGCAACAGGATCTATCGGGCGATTCCAAATTGGATGACTCGGTCACAACAGACCAACAGTTTGGCGTGTTCAAGGACTTTGACTTCCTCGAATACGAGTTGGAATCTCAGGAAGATGAAGGAATGGATCAGTTCAATTGGGGAGTTCACCGACACTCTCTGTCTAGTTTGAACGCTgaaggagagaaggagaaCACTGCTCAAGCTACTCCAAGCCATTCGTCGAGAAAG gatCACGGTATCGAGGAGTCGTCCGACGATGATATGGGTTCAGTTTCACCGTTAGATGACATGGAAGCGGGATTGGGGCATAGTATAAATGAGTTCCCCAGCATGACCATCACACGGGACCTACCCTCATCATTGCCACTCGATCTCAATTCCAGTCACTCTGAAATCCATTCAGATTCTTC ACAAAGCGAGTGTAGTGAAGGTGATGGAGGTGACGTAACTCCGTGTAACCTTTCACCTTGTATTATCGGCCCCATGGCGTCCGTGACTCCCCCAAACTTTATGAGGGCAGAAGATACGGCGACTCAACCCCACAGCAGTTTGGAAGATATCGATCCCACTTGGAGAACTCATTTCCAAGTTCTTGTGTCAGAGGGTGGCCCTTCTCAATTAGTTTCATCTCTTCATTATCTCCCGAAACTTTTCCGA GATGTACGTGCTAAAGTGCTTTCAGCAACCCGAGAATGTTGTCATTATCTCCAAAATTCCCAGGGGAACGGAGCAGCTGTGTTGAGGCAGATATGCGCCAACTTTCAA GCAACAGCCGATGTGGTGGCCACCCGTTGTGAGTGTCCGTTCATATTCTGCGAGAGCAGCCTCAACGACTGGGCTCACAGTCGCTATTGGAAGCGATTACGCTTTACTTTGATGGAATTTTACGAACACAGTGAAACGTGCACCGACAGGAGAGAGCATGCCTTGGAG TGTCTTGGCTTGGTGCAGTCAACATTGAAGCTTCAAATGATGGGGGAAACGTTCCCTGAGCAAACTCACGACGAACAACACTATGACCTATGTCGTTACCTGTATCGGCTCCACTTTCAAGTATTGCTTTTTATGGAGAACTCGGCCAAGTTGGTGAATGCGTTGCAGAATGTTGCCACAGCGCACGAG ATGTTAGACATGTCATCAGACATTGGTCTGATACGTATGGGGCTGTATCAAGCCCTCGAAGAAATTGAACTAGATTCGCTGGATGGCAGCCAAGCCACTCCGACTGATATGTCATTGAATGATGCTTCCATTCAGGaggaaatgaatatcaaaGAGCTGGAATACAATTTATTGGAACTCTTGATGAATAAGCGATTCGTCAAAGCTTTGCGCTTGACGCGGCAATATCG TCAATGTTGGCCACACGATTACTTTGGAACGAGTGATGACGAAGAATTGGCGGCCATTATGCGAGTTTACGGACGATACATTGCCAGCAAGAAATcat GCGCTATAATTGCCACTTGCCCCGACGAATCCTCTTTGGCTGACAGTAGTGGTGTCATAATGGATTTTAATATGCAGACGCAGTCGACGCTAAAAGCTCTAGAAAAATCGCTCATGATCATTTCGGATTCACGCAGCGACCGCTCCGATTACAGT gACCCGTTAAAGGGCCGTTCTTACCGAACTTACAAAGCGATGATCCGCATTCTACGAGGAATTCGGACAAAAAACATCCGCCAAAAATCAACTTTCTTGTGA